The Microlunatus antarcticus DNA segment TTTCTTGCCCACGAACCTCTTGGTGATCTCGACGAGCCCGCCCGCCTCCAGCCGGCTCAGGTGGCTGGACAGGTTGCCCTTGCTCAGCCCGAGCGCGCTCTGCAGGAAGAGGAACTCGGCCGTCCGGACCGAGGACAGCACCGTGAGGATGCCGAGGCGGGCCGGTTCGTGGACGAGCCGGTCGACGTCCAGGTCGGGCCGCTCCGCCGCGCTCCCGGGCTCAGTCACGGGGGACCGGCTTCATGGCGGCGACCAGGCGGACGTGGTCGGCGAGTCCGATGACGACCATCGCCGCGCCGAGGAGCAGCACGCCGGTGCGCGGCCCGAGCACGTCGAGCCCGACGAGCGGCGTCAGCGAGCCGAGGACGAGCAGGGCGACCGCGGCCCAGTGGGCCCGGGTGACGCCGACGTGGCGGTAGCCGAGGCGGTAGCCGGCGGCGAGGCTCACGGCGGCCAGCAGGGGGAGCAGGAGCACCGGGGACACGGCGAGCCGGTCGAGGACGTAGCCGACCAGGCAGAGGACGAACGCGGCGAGGACGAACGCCAGCGTGGCCAGCAGCGACGCCCGCCCCACCGCCCGTCCGTAGCGACGCCGGTAGTAGGCCACCCCGACCGCGGCGCCGATCCCGATCACCACCCCGCCCGACCCGGGCTGGCCGAGGGCCCAGAGGGCGAACCCCACGCCGGTGCTGGCGTTGATCAGTCCCTGGAGCTGGGTGTAGTCGGCGGCGACCGCAGCCGTACGGCGAA contains these protein-coding regions:
- a CDS encoding transcriptional regulator, encoding MTEPGSAAERPDLDVDRLVHEPARLGILTVLSSVRTAEFLFLQSALGLSKGNLSSHLSRLEAGGLVEITKRFVGKKPVTTAALTPVGTAAVARYWRQLDQLRGLGRPGG